A single genomic interval of Ruminococcus sp. NK3A76 harbors:
- a CDS encoding acyl-CoA thioesterase: MKTTPYKRRAYYYETDKMGIVHHSNYVRILEESRVDLMRKVGLPFTMVEELGLMIPVLSVNLEYKFPLRFDDEFEVVCSLADFNGCKFTVRYEVNNLTTGKLAVKAVTSHCFTDERLVPVRLKKKFPEIYEKFNEYVIPQTDDKGKEE, translated from the coding sequence ATGAAAACAACACCGTATAAAAGACGTGCTTATTATTATGAAACGGATAAAATGGGCATAGTTCACCATTCTAACTATGTGCGTATACTTGAAGAATCAAGGGTAGACCTTATGCGCAAGGTCGGGCTGCCGTTTACGATGGTAGAGGAGCTGGGGCTCATGATACCTGTGCTTTCGGTAAATCTGGAATATAAATTCCCGCTTCGGTTCGATGATGAATTCGAGGTGGTGTGCAGCCTTGCTGATTTTAACGGCTGCAAGTTCACAGTCAGGTATGAGGTAAATAACCTCACCACGGGCAAGCTCGCAGTAAAGGCTGTCACGAGCCACTGCTTTACCGATGAAAGGCTCGTGCCTGTGCGCCTAAAAAAGAAATTCCCTGAGATATATGAAAAATTCAATGAGTATGTGATACCTCAGACTGACGACAAAGGAAAGGAAGAATAA
- a CDS encoding small multi-drug export protein: protein MTDTLISFFTETLAGLPKELIIFIISMVPILELRGGIVAASLLGVSITKAIPICIIGNIIPIPFIMMFIKPIFEWLKKTKLFKGLVEKIEKKSLEKSDKIQKYEFLGLLLFVGIPLPGTGAWTGSLIAVLLDIKPKRAVLPIFLGLLLATTIMCIVSYFIPWLIKTM from the coding sequence ATGACTGATACGCTCATCAGCTTTTTTACCGAGACCCTTGCAGGGCTCCCGAAGGAACTGATAATATTCATCATCTCGATGGTGCCGATACTCGAACTCAGGGGCGGCATCGTGGCGGCATCGCTGCTCGGGGTGAGCATCACCAAGGCGATACCTATCTGCATAATCGGAAACATAATCCCTATCCCCTTTATCATGATGTTTATAAAGCCTATTTTTGAATGGCTCAAAAAGACAAAGCTGTTCAAGGGGTTAGTTGAAAAGATAGAGAAGAAATCGCTTGAAAAGTCTGACAAGATACAGAAATATGAGTTTTTGGGGCTGCTGCTCTTTGTAGGTATCCCCCTCCCCGGCACAGGGGCGTGGACGGGCTCGCTCATTGCAGTGCTGCTTGACATAAAGCCCAAAAGAGCCGTACTTCCGATATTCCTGGGGCTGCTGCTCGCAACGACTATAATGTGCATAGTTTCATACTTTATCCCATGGCTTATAAAGACGATGTAA
- a CDS encoding diacylglycerol kinase family protein — protein MKKLLFVFNPHAGKGMIRSNLCDIIDIFTKHGYEVTAYPTQAPLDGYQKIASDAALYDVVVTSGGDGTLSEAVKGLMHYKQKIPLGYIPAGSTNDFAASMSLNRKMKDAAEEIMQGVFFDYDVGDFNGNKFVYVAAFGAFTDVSYQTPQWSKNILGHAAYLFEGLRRLPKITGYDVRVEHDGEVIEGKFVYGMVSNTISVGGMKKLIADGVCYDDGLFEITLIKMPSNPIELSNTLTEAMLDKFNENSIVTFKTSKVTFTSNDEIAWTLDGEAGGAFRHVEINNIKQAVRFLVKPDSKTAEQDALLGRVKNTVQEKPELGWDNLFEDQMDIDE, from the coding sequence ATGAAGAAGCTGCTATTTGTTTTTAACCCCCATGCAGGCAAGGGCATGATAAGAAGTAATCTTTGTGATATAATAGATATTTTCACCAAACACGGCTATGAGGTCACGGCATATCCTACGCAGGCGCCGCTTGACGGTTATCAGAAGATAGCCTCTGACGCAGCGCTTTATGACGTTGTGGTCACATCGGGCGGTGACGGAACGCTCTCGGAAGCGGTAAAAGGTCTTATGCACTATAAGCAGAAGATACCGCTCGGTTATATCCCGGCAGGCTCGACGAATGACTTTGCGGCAAGTATGTCACTCAACCGCAAGATGAAAGATGCCGCTGAGGAAATAATGCAGGGTGTGTTCTTTGATTACGATGTAGGTGATTTTAATGGCAACAAGTTTGTCTATGTTGCCGCATTCGGCGCTTTTACTGATGTTTCCTACCAGACGCCGCAGTGGTCTAAGAATATCCTCGGGCACGCTGCGTATCTTTTTGAGGGGCTTCGCAGGCTGCCTAAGATAACCGGCTATGATGTCAGGGTCGAGCATGACGGCGAGGTCATAGAGGGCAAGTTCGTCTATGGCATGGTGTCAAACACTATCTCGGTCGGCGGCATGAAAAAGCTCATCGCAGACGGCGTGTGCTATGACGACGGGCTTTTTGAGATAACTCTTATAAAGATGCCCTCAAACCCCATAGAGCTTTCAAACACGCTCACCGAGGCGATGCTTGATAAGTTCAATGAAAACAGTATCGTGACTTTCAAGACCTCGAAGGTGACATTTACATCAAATGACGAGATTGCCTGGACGCTTGACGGCGAGGCAGGCGGCGCTTTTAGGCATGTCGAGATAAACAACATCAAGCAGGCAGTGCGCTTTCTTGTAAAGCCCGACTCAAAGACTGCCGAGCAGGACGCACTTCTTGGCAGAGTCAAGAACACCGTTCAGGAAAAGCCCGAGCTTGGCTGGGATAACCTGTTTGAAGACCAGATGGATATTGATGAATAA
- the nth gene encoding endonuclease III, protein MTKKEKAVIVCDRLEERYPDARCSLVYTKPHELMIAGRLSAQCTDARVNIVTKELFAKYQSIEDFANADIKDIERIIMPCGLYKTKAQSIVGMCQKLLEDFGGEIPKTIEELTTLPGIGRKTANLIMGDVHGLPAIVTDTHCIRICGRIGLSKSKEPAKVEQELRPIIPKERSSDFCHRLVMFGRDVCKARGEKCAECELCDVCTYFRSKQKV, encoded by the coding sequence ATGACTAAGAAAGAAAAAGCCGTCATCGTGTGTGACAGGCTTGAAGAAAGATATCCCGATGCACGCTGCTCGCTTGTCTACACAAAGCCGCACGAGCTTATGATAGCAGGCAGGCTCTCGGCACAGTGTACAGATGCAAGAGTGAATATCGTGACAAAGGAGCTTTTTGCAAAGTATCAGAGTATTGAGGATTTTGCTAATGCCGATATCAAGGACATCGAGCGCATCATCATGCCATGTGGGCTGTATAAGACCAAGGCGCAGTCGATAGTGGGTATGTGCCAAAAGCTGCTTGAAGATTTCGGCGGCGAGATACCGAAAACTATTGAGGAGCTGACCACTCTGCCCGGCATCGGCAGAAAGACTGCTAATCTTATCATGGGCGATGTTCACGGTCTTCCTGCTATCGTTACCGATACTCACTGTATCAGGATATGCGGAAGGATAGGGCTCTCAAAGTCAAAGGAGCCGGCAAAGGTCGAGCAGGAGCTGCGGCCTATTATCCCCAAGGAGCGCTCGTCTGACTTCTGCCACAGGCTTGTGATGTTCGGGCGTGACGTATGTAAGGCAAGAGGCGAGAAATGCGCTGAGTGCGAGCTTTGCGACGTGTGTACATACTTCAGATCAAAGCAGAAGGTATAA
- a CDS encoding adenosylhomocysteinase, with amino-acid sequence MSIIRDESLWESGKRKIDWVRHNMPLLNGLEERFIKEKPFEGLKVALSVHLEAKTAYLCKVLAAGGAQMYVTGSNPLSTQDDVAAALVHDGLNVFAWHGATDEEYHSHISEVVKIGPNIIIDDGGDLVNIIHNEYKELIPQVIGGCEETTTGIIRLMAMNRDKALRFPMVLVNNARCKHLFDNRYGTGQSVWDGINRTTNLIVAGKNVVVAGYGWCGKGVAMRAKGLGARVIVTEIDPVKAAEAVMDGFRVMKMTEAAKTGDIFVTVTGCKDVICEDSFANMKDGAILCNAGHFDCEVDVAGLDRIAKKKFLARNNIDGYTLEDGRTLYVIGEGRLVNLAAGDGHPAEIMDMSFAIQALSALYLAQHRNESHEPGDMVIGVPESVDEEVAREKLRHWGYEIDTLTEEQERYLNSWNVE; translated from the coding sequence ATGAGCATTATAAGAGATGAGTCGCTCTGGGAGAGCGGCAAGAGAAAGATAGACTGGGTGCGCCACAATATGCCTCTGCTAAACGGCCTGGAGGAGCGCTTTATAAAGGAAAAGCCCTTTGAGGGGCTTAAGGTCGCACTGTCTGTACATTTAGAGGCAAAGACAGCTTACCTTTGCAAGGTGCTCGCAGCAGGCGGAGCTCAGATGTATGTCACAGGCTCTAACCCGCTTTCAACGCAGGACGACGTTGCGGCAGCGCTTGTGCATGACGGGCTGAATGTCTTCGCATGGCACGGAGCAACTGATGAGGAGTATCACAGCCATATCTCTGAGGTCGTAAAGATAGGCCCCAACATCATCATAGACGACGGCGGCGACCTTGTAAACATTATCCACAACGAGTACAAAGAGCTTATCCCACAGGTTATAGGCGGCTGCGAGGAGACGACAACCGGTATTATCCGCCTTATGGCTATGAACAGGGATAAGGCGCTTAGATTCCCTATGGTGCTTGTAAACAATGCACGCTGCAAGCATCTTTTCGATAACCGATACGGCACAGGCCAGTCGGTGTGGGACGGCATAAACCGCACGACAAACCTCATAGTTGCCGGCAAGAATGTAGTCGTTGCAGGCTACGGCTGGTGCGGCAAGGGCGTTGCGATGCGTGCAAAGGGTCTTGGTGCAAGGGTCATCGTCACCGAGATAGACCCTGTAAAGGCTGCCGAGGCTGTAATGGACGGCTTCAGGGTGATGAAGATGACCGAGGCTGCAAAGACAGGTGATATCTTTGTGACCGTGACAGGCTGCAAGGACGTTATCTGTGAGGACAGCTTTGCCAATATGAAGGACGGCGCTATCCTCTGCAACGCAGGACATTTTGACTGCGAGGTAGACGTAGCAGGCCTTGACAGGATAGCAAAGAAGAAATTCCTGGCAAGAAACAACATCGACGGCTATACACTCGAAGACGGCAGAACACTCTACGTTATCGGTGAGGGCAGGCTCGTAAACCTTGCTGCCGGCGACGGCCACCCGGCAGAGATAATGGATATGTCGTTTGCTATACAGGCACTCTCGGCACTTTACCTTGCACAGCACAGGAATGAGAGCCATGAGCCTGGCGATATGGTGATAGGCGTGCCTGAAAGCGTTGATGAAGAAGTCGCAAGAGAAAAACTGCGTCACTGGGGCTATGAGATAGACACTCTCACCGAGGAGCAGGAAAGGTATTTAAACAGCTGGAACGTTGAATAA
- a CDS encoding SpoIID/LytB domain-containing protein — MKKYFQAVLIFIMFLTLIPMIVLIAGDKPQKIGSTVIKSSLEPLDTVKILDTESGSITELPIRDYLIGAVAAQMPYDYEDEALKCQVILAHTYILSRHMAEQDEPTKELLGADISLDREVYQPYYDEAAINDLYGDDADKAVKKIAACVDSVGDIIAVYDGKPIVSAFHGISSGFTESAENAWGIDIPYLVSVESEFDPSSEDYSKKYIITADELKAKLLDSCPGLSFDSKPETWLDINETSRGGTVLSIGIGDKKEKMSGYDFMKIFDLRSPHFRYEYEGGSFTFTVCGCGHLVGLSQYGANSLAKNEKTYDSIMRFYFKGIDLQKVG, encoded by the coding sequence TTGAAAAAATACTTTCAGGCAGTACTGATATTCATAATGTTTCTGACACTTATACCCATGATAGTGCTGATAGCAGGCGACAAGCCGCAGAAGATAGGCAGCACCGTCATAAAAAGCAGCTTAGAGCCGCTTGACACGGTGAAGATACTCGACACCGAAAGCGGCAGCATCACCGAACTCCCTATAAGGGATTACCTGATAGGTGCAGTAGCAGCGCAGATGCCATACGACTATGAGGACGAGGCTTTAAAATGCCAGGTAATACTTGCGCACACCTACATTCTCTCACGCCACATGGCCGAGCAGGACGAGCCTACAAAGGAGCTGCTGGGCGCTGACATCAGCCTTGACAGAGAAGTCTACCAGCCGTATTACGATGAAGCCGCCATAAATGACCTCTACGGCGACGATGCAGACAAGGCCGTCAAAAAAATAGCCGCCTGCGTTGACAGCGTAGGCGACATTATAGCAGTATACGACGGCAAGCCGATAGTCTCGGCATTTCACGGCATATCGAGCGGCTTTACCGAGAGTGCCGAGAACGCCTGGGGGATTGATATCCCCTATCTTGTAAGCGTTGAGAGCGAGTTTGACCCGTCAAGCGAGGATTACTCAAAGAAATACATAATAACCGCCGACGAGCTCAAAGCCAAGCTGCTTGATAGCTGCCCGGGGCTTAGTTTTGACAGCAAGCCTGAAACGTGGCTCGACATAAACGAGACTTCACGGGGCGGAACGGTGCTGAGCATCGGCATAGGCGACAAAAAAGAGAAAATGAGCGGCTATGACTTCATGAAGATTTTTGACCTCAGAAGCCCGCATTTTCGTTATGAATACGAGGGCGGCAGCTTCACCTTCACAGTCTGCGGCTGCGGTCATCTTGTGGGGCTTAGCCAGTACGGGGCAAACTCCCTTGCCAAGAACGAGAAGACATACGACAGCATAATGAGATTCTACTTCAAGGGCATAGACTTGCAGAAGGTGGGATAA
- a CDS encoding Bax inhibitor-1/YccA family protein, translating into MNDYNSPILNKLDSYAGYYETERASYKGVLSKVLYFMALIGLGIAGFFLLHSMLADKGAVIATQEKNFVIYQTEMLAFIGCIVIILVSSLISSFKPMAIPFFGSVYACATGYWVTFISRTYAYAYGGIVIEALVLTALLVGVMAFIYFSGLVKVTDQMRTIVYSVFGTMFMGSLIYMLIYFIAPNSGLVRMVSAVNNGPLGIVFAVLGVALACFFLIIDFDTIVNVVERGLDRQYEWYAAYGLVVSIVYLYVRLLRLLARLNRRN; encoded by the coding sequence ATGAACGATTATAACTCACCGATACTTAACAAACTCGATAGCTATGCAGGCTACTATGAAACAGAGCGTGCTTCATACAAGGGCGTGCTCTCAAAGGTGCTCTACTTTATGGCGCTCATAGGCCTTGGCATAGCAGGCTTTTTCCTGCTGCATTCGATGCTGGCCGATAAGGGCGCAGTAATTGCTACGCAGGAGAAGAATTTTGTCATCTACCAGACCGAGATGCTGGCATTCATAGGCTGTATAGTGATAATACTCGTGTCTTCACTGATATCATCATTCAAGCCAATGGCGATACCCTTTTTCGGGTCGGTGTATGCCTGCGCTACAGGCTACTGGGTAACGTTTATCTCACGCACCTATGCATATGCATACGGCGGCATCGTGATAGAAGCACTTGTGCTCACAGCTTTGCTTGTAGGCGTTATGGCTTTCATATACTTCTCAGGCCTTGTTAAGGTCACAGACCAGATGAGAACTATCGTCTATTCAGTGTTCGGCACAATGTTCATGGGCTCGCTCATCTATATGCTCATATACTTCATAGCTCCTAACAGCGGCCTTGTGAGAATGGTGTCTGCTGTTAATAACGGACCGTTAGGAATAGTATTTGCGGTGCTCGGTGTTGCGCTTGCCTGCTTCTTCCTGATAATCGACTTTGACACTATCGTGAATGTCGTAGAGCGTGGACTTGACAGGCAGTATGAGTGGTATGCAGCATACGGCCTTGTTGTGAGCATAGTTTATCTCTATGTAAGGCTTCTCCGCCTGCTTGCAAGGCTCAACCGCAGAAACTGA